From the Simplicispira suum genome, the window GCTGGCCTATGTCGAGATGTTTGCGCGCGATGCCGAGCGCATGGCGGACGTGCGCCGTCGCGTCAACGTGCTGCCGCTGGGCAGCGCAGCGCTGGCCGGCACCACCTACCCGCTGGACCGCGAGCGCGTGGCGCGCACGCTGGGCATGGTCGACGAAGACGGCGCCGCCCGCGTCTGCCAGAACAGCCTGGACGCGGTGAGCGATCGCGACTTCGCGATCGAGTTCTCCGCTGCCGCCAGCCTGGTGATGGTGCACATCAGCCGCCTGTCGGAAGAACTGGTGCTGTGGATGAGCCAGAACTTTGCCTTCATCCGCATTGCCGACCGCTTCACCACCGGCTCGTCCATCATGCCGCAGAAGAAAAACCCCGACGTGCCGGAACTGGCGCGCGGCAAGACCGGGCGCGTGGTCGGGCACCTGATGTCGCTGATCACGCTGATGAAAGGCCAGCCCCTGGCCTACAACAAGGACAACCAGGAAGACAAGGAGCCCTTGTTCGACACCGTGGACACGCTCAAGGACACGCTGCGCATCTTTGCCGAGATGATCGGCGGGCAGGTCGATGCGGCCACGGGCGAGAAGAGTGGCGGCATCACCGTCAACCCTCAGCCCATGGAGGATGCGGCGCGCAAGGGCTATGCCACGGCGACCGATCTGGCCGACTATCTGGTGAAAAAGGGTCTGCCATTTCGCGACGCGCACGAAACCGTGGCGCATGCCGTGAAGGCGGCGCAATCCCATGGCTGCGATTTGTCCGAGCT encodes:
- the argH gene encoding argininosuccinate lyase; protein product: MPTSQDQNAPTGAAPNASANQLDTKAQAWSALFSEPMSDLVKRYTASVSFDQRLWRADIEGSLAHAEMLAAQSILSDSDHQEIVRGLQQIHSEIETGRFDWKLDLEDVHLNIEARLTQLVGDAGKRLHTGRSRNDQVATDVRLWLRGEIDLIAVLMQDLQRALVEVASRNVEVILPGFTHLQVAQPVSFAHHLLAYVEMFARDAERMADVRRRVNVLPLGSAALAGTTYPLDRERVARTLGMVDEDGAARVCQNSLDAVSDRDFAIEFSAAASLVMVHISRLSEELVLWMSQNFAFIRIADRFTTGSSIMPQKKNPDVPELARGKTGRVVGHLMSLITLMKGQPLAYNKDNQEDKEPLFDTVDTLKDTLRIFAEMIGGQVDAATGEKSGGITVNPQPMEDAARKGYATATDLADYLVKKGLPFRDAHETVAHAVKAAQSHGCDLSELPLSVLQGFHPQIEKDVYDVLSLRGSLDARNTLGGTAPAQVRMQLARHQARLASKN